The proteins below are encoded in one region of Gaiella occulta:
- a CDS encoding alpha-1,4-glucan--maltose-1-phosphate maltosyltransferase: protein MAAPRIQIQDVSPQVDCGRYAAKACLGDAVPVAATIFRDGHVVLRAVVRYRPAGARRWRESQLVAVGNDRWQGSFVPDALGRWELRVLAWTDPYATLLDELDRKLAAGQADLAGELAEGEALFGAGALDDWRAAAPALSDRARHDSARSVALAVDVERVRARFGAWYELFPRSWGGFRGVAAVLPQLAALGFDVVYLPPVHPIGVTQRKGRNNAETARPGDVGSPWAIGSAAGGHDALHPDLGSDADFGAMVAAAREAGVEIALDFAIQCSPDHPWLAEHPEWFRRRPDGSIAYAENPPKRYQDIHNLNWDTSDREGLWQALRDVVLGWCGRGIRIFRVDNPHTKPVPFWEWLIAEVRAAYPETIFLAEAFTRPAPMTTLAKVGFGQSYTYFTWKNSKAEIVELVEQVLSWSAFYRPNMWPNTPDILHAYLQRGGRPAFEARLVLAATLSPSYGIYSGYESCENVPVRPGSEEYRDSEKYELKRRSLVGPLLPLIRRLNEARRAHPALQRLERLTWLETHNDELIAYCKRDDDDAVLVVVNLDPHAPREGLCVVPPSLGLPGAFAAVDLLDGSAYRWRTGRNYVKLAPGGAHVLAVEGAS from the coding sequence ATGGCAGCGCCGCGAATCCAGATCCAGGACGTCTCGCCGCAGGTGGATTGTGGCCGCTACGCGGCAAAGGCGTGCCTCGGCGACGCCGTCCCGGTCGCGGCCACGATCTTCCGCGACGGCCACGTCGTGCTGCGGGCGGTGGTGCGCTACCGCCCCGCGGGCGCCCGCCGCTGGCGCGAGTCGCAGCTCGTCGCGGTCGGCAACGACCGCTGGCAGGGGTCGTTCGTGCCCGACGCGCTCGGCCGCTGGGAGCTGCGCGTGCTCGCCTGGACGGACCCGTACGCGACCTTGCTCGACGAGCTCGATCGCAAGCTCGCCGCCGGCCAGGCCGACCTCGCCGGCGAGCTGGCCGAGGGCGAGGCGCTGTTCGGTGCCGGCGCGCTCGACGACTGGCGCGCCGCGGCCCCCGCGCTCTCCGACCGCGCGCGCCACGACAGCGCGAGGAGCGTCGCGCTCGCCGTCGACGTCGAGCGGGTGCGGGCGCGCTTCGGTGCCTGGTACGAGCTCTTCCCGCGCTCGTGGGGCGGGTTCCGCGGCGTCGCGGCCGTCCTGCCGCAGCTTGCCGCCCTCGGGTTCGACGTCGTCTACCTGCCTCCCGTCCACCCGATCGGCGTCACGCAGCGCAAGGGCCGCAACAACGCCGAGACGGCGCGGCCCGGCGACGTCGGCAGTCCGTGGGCGATCGGCTCCGCAGCCGGGGGCCACGACGCGTTGCACCCCGACCTCGGCAGCGACGCCGACTTCGGCGCGATGGTCGCGGCGGCGCGCGAGGCGGGCGTCGAGATCGCGCTCGATTTCGCCATCCAGTGCTCCCCCGACCACCCGTGGCTCGCCGAGCATCCCGAGTGGTTCCGTCGCCGCCCCGACGGCTCGATCGCCTACGCGGAGAACCCGCCCAAGCGCTACCAGGACATCCACAACCTGAACTGGGACACGAGCGACCGCGAGGGGTTGTGGCAGGCGCTGCGAGACGTGGTGCTCGGCTGGTGTGGCCGCGGCATCCGCATCTTCCGCGTCGACAACCCGCACACCAAGCCGGTGCCGTTCTGGGAGTGGCTGATCGCCGAGGTGCGCGCCGCCTACCCGGAGACGATCTTCCTCGCGGAGGCGTTCACGCGGCCCGCGCCGATGACGACGCTCGCCAAGGTGGGCTTCGGTCAGTCGTACACCTACTTCACCTGGAAGAACAGCAAGGCCGAGATCGTCGAGCTCGTCGAGCAGGTGCTGTCGTGGTCGGCCTTCTACCGGCCCAACATGTGGCCGAACACGCCCGACATCCTGCACGCCTACCTGCAGCGGGGCGGCCGCCCCGCGTTCGAGGCGCGGCTGGTGCTCGCGGCGACCCTCTCGCCGAGCTACGGCATCTACTCGGGCTACGAGTCCTGCGAGAACGTGCCCGTGCGGCCCGGCAGCGAGGAGTACCGCGACTCCGAGAAGTACGAGCTGAAGCGCCGCAGCCTGGTCGGGCCGCTGCTGCCGTTGATCCGGCGCCTGAACGAGGCGCGCCGCGCCCATCCGGCGCTGCAGCGGCTCGAGCGGCTGACCTGGCTCGAGACGCACAACGACGAGCTGATCGCGTACTGCAAGCGCGACGACGACGACGCGGTGCTCGTCGTCGTCAACCTGGATCCCCACGCACCCCGGGAAGGGTTGTGCGTCGTGCCGCCGTCGCTCGGGTTGCCAGGAGCCTTCGCGGCCGTCGACCTGCTCGACGGCAGCGCGTACCGCTGGCGCACGGGCCGCAACTACGTGAAGCTCGCGCCGGGCGGCGCGCACGTGCTGGCCGTCGAGGGTGCATCATGA
- a CDS encoding SAM-dependent methyltransferase, whose translation MSEALRRLAHAGLVFDAPLSEARADALVSSLAIAPGRHVLDLGCGWGELLLRMLAAHPATTGTGVDSDRDALDRGRRQAARRGLHGRVEFVEGDCATFEDHGDVVLCVAAAHAWGGATPALRALRGIVDPGGLVLFGDGFWARPPGAVAREAVGELPVQAGLLRTAEQAGFRIVESSVSTQEEWDAFEAARRSGLEAAGDPEAVVHAAERRRRYEEGYRGALGFAWLVLAPA comes from the coding sequence GTGTCTGAGGCGCTGCGCCGCCTCGCGCACGCGGGGCTCGTCTTCGACGCGCCTCTCTCGGAGGCGCGGGCCGACGCGCTCGTCTCGTCGCTCGCGATCGCGCCCGGCCGTCACGTGCTCGACCTCGGCTGCGGCTGGGGCGAGCTGCTGTTGCGGATGCTCGCCGCGCACCCGGCGACGACCGGCACCGGCGTCGACTCCGACCGCGACGCCCTCGACCGCGGGAGGCGGCAGGCCGCCCGTCGCGGCCTGCACGGGCGCGTCGAGTTCGTCGAGGGCGACTGCGCCACGTTCGAGGATCACGGCGACGTCGTGCTCTGCGTGGCGGCGGCGCACGCCTGGGGCGGGGCGACGCCCGCCCTGCGCGCCCTCCGCGGCATCGTCGACCCGGGCGGCCTCGTCCTCTTCGGCGACGGCTTCTGGGCCCGGCCGCCGGGCGCCGTGGCGCGAGAGGCGGTCGGCGAGCTGCCCGTGCAGGCGGGCCTCCTGCGCACGGCGGAGCAGGCCGGCTTCCGCATCGTCGAGTCGAGCGTGTCGACGCAGGAGGAGTGGGACGCATTCGAGGCGGCCCGGCGCTCCGGCCTCGAGGCTGCGGGCGACCCGGAGGCGGTCGTCCACGCGGCCGAGCGCAGACGCCGCTACGAGGAGGGCTACCGCGGCGCGCTCGGGTTCGCCTGGCTCGTGCTGGCGCCGGCCTGA
- the coxB gene encoding cytochrome c oxidase subunit II: MRSKLLLPAGALPALLASAAPAFAGSGGFAPVSPQSPNAEGISRSYWFVTIFVVAVFVLVESLLLAFIVRFRRRRRSRDADGAQIHGSTRLETMWTIGPVLILVAIAVFVLAKLPGIRDVPAATAGSPNLVVKVTGRQYYWQYEYPNGVIAIDELRAPQGTTVELEVTAPVFDVIHSWWIPALGGKIDAIPGRVNRTWFAAERTGVFRGQCAELCGLNHARMLAAVEVLPKAEFETWLTTRKDAQDAGTSPLGRELYVGGCAKCHGLAGEGKVAANAPALKGSRIVTDAKAIDVLLRKGQNLMPAIGRDWSDAQMRAMTGYLKERFAGGN, translated from the coding sequence GTGCGCTCGAAGCTCCTCCTACCCGCCGGCGCGCTGCCGGCGCTCCTTGCCTCGGCGGCTCCCGCGTTCGCGGGCAGCGGCGGCTTCGCCCCCGTCTCGCCGCAGTCGCCGAACGCCGAGGGCATCTCCCGGAGCTACTGGTTCGTCACGATCTTCGTCGTCGCCGTCTTCGTGCTCGTCGAGTCGCTGCTGCTCGCGTTCATCGTGCGCTTCCGCCGGCGCCGGCGCTCCCGCGACGCCGACGGCGCGCAGATCCACGGCTCGACGCGCCTGGAGACGATGTGGACGATCGGGCCCGTGCTGATCCTCGTCGCGATCGCCGTGTTCGTGCTGGCGAAGCTGCCCGGCATCAGGGACGTGCCCGCCGCCACGGCCGGGAGCCCGAACCTCGTCGTCAAGGTGACGGGGCGCCAGTACTACTGGCAGTACGAGTACCCGAACGGCGTCATCGCGATCGACGAGCTCCGCGCCCCGCAGGGCACCACCGTCGAGCTCGAGGTGACGGCGCCCGTCTTCGACGTCATCCACTCGTGGTGGATCCCGGCGCTCGGCGGCAAGATCGACGCGATTCCCGGCCGCGTCAACCGCACCTGGTTCGCGGCGGAGCGGACGGGCGTCTTCCGCGGCCAGTGCGCCGAGCTGTGCGGCCTCAACCATGCCCGCATGCTCGCCGCCGTCGAGGTGCTGCCGAAGGCGGAGTTCGAGACGTGGCTCACGACCAGGAAGGACGCGCAGGACGCCGGCACCTCGCCGCTCGGGCGCGAGCTCTACGTGGGCGGGTGCGCGAAGTGCCACGGGCTCGCAGGCGAGGGCAAGGTCGCCGCCAACGCGCCGGCGCTGAAGGGGTCGCGGATCGTCACCGACGCGAAAGCGATCGACGTCCTGCTGCGCAAGGGCCAGAACCTGATGCCCGCGATCGGACGCGACTGGAGCGACGCGCAGATGCGTGCGATGACCGGCTACCTGAAGGAGCGCTTCGCCGGTGGCAACTAA
- the ctaD gene encoding cytochrome c oxidase subunit I, which translates to MATNVDAAPAIPAWQRGRVASWLVTVDHKRIGILYIATAGAFFALSGFLALLIRTQLAQADQSILTGDAYNEAVTMHGTGMVFFVVVPILAGLANFLVPLMIGAGDMAFPRLNALSYWLYLFAGLVFTLSFFAKGGAANTGWTAYPPLSLISPGNGQDLWILSLHILTISSVVGAINFVVTIQNMRARGMSWTRMPLFVWSIYVYAWLLLLVLPALSAGLTALLLERQFPGTFHFFAPEAGGSPVLYQHVFWFFGHPEVYIMILPAMGIISEILPVFSRKPIFGYKAIAFSTIAIGFFSMLVWGHHMFAVGLSTPLSIWFMLASMVIAVPTGMKIFNWLATLWRGNLSFDTPMLFSLAFLSVFTFGGLTGIYLAAFPVDWQLTDTYFVVGHFHYVLFGGAVFAIMGGLFYWWPKLFGRLLDERLGKLTFWLVFAGFNLTFFPQHMAGLLGMPRRVFTYQDGGLLQAYNLASTIGSFVMGVGMLVFLLAIVKSVKGRRAGNDPWLGDTLEWYTTSPPPAHNFDSVPYVTSARPLYDLRRKLKESGAL; encoded by the coding sequence GTGGCAACTAACGTCGACGCCGCGCCGGCGATCCCGGCCTGGCAACGCGGTCGCGTCGCGAGCTGGCTCGTCACCGTCGACCACAAGCGCATCGGGATCCTCTACATCGCCACGGCGGGCGCGTTCTTCGCCCTCTCCGGCTTCCTGGCGCTGCTCATCCGCACCCAGCTTGCCCAGGCCGACCAGTCGATCCTCACCGGCGACGCGTACAACGAGGCCGTGACGATGCACGGCACGGGCATGGTCTTCTTCGTCGTCGTCCCCATCCTCGCCGGGCTCGCGAACTTCCTCGTGCCGCTCATGATCGGCGCCGGCGACATGGCGTTCCCGCGCCTGAACGCGCTGTCGTACTGGCTCTACCTGTTCGCCGGACTCGTCTTCACGCTCTCGTTCTTCGCCAAGGGCGGCGCCGCCAACACGGGCTGGACGGCCTACCCGCCGCTGTCGCTGATCTCGCCGGGCAACGGCCAGGATCTGTGGATCCTGTCGCTCCACATCCTCACGATCTCGTCGGTCGTGGGGGCGATCAACTTCGTCGTCACGATCCAGAACATGCGCGCCCGCGGCATGTCGTGGACGCGGATGCCGCTGTTCGTGTGGTCGATCTACGTGTATGCGTGGCTGCTCCTGCTCGTGCTGCCGGCCCTCTCGGCCGGCCTCACGGCGCTCCTGCTCGAGCGCCAGTTCCCCGGCACCTTCCACTTCTTCGCGCCGGAGGCGGGCGGCAGCCCCGTCCTCTACCAGCACGTGTTCTGGTTCTTCGGGCACCCCGAGGTCTACATCATGATCCTGCCGGCGATGGGGATCATCTCGGAGATCCTGCCGGTGTTCAGCCGCAAGCCGATCTTCGGCTACAAGGCGATCGCCTTCTCGACGATCGCGATCGGCTTCTTCTCGATGCTCGTGTGGGGCCACCACATGTTCGCGGTCGGGCTCTCGACCCCGCTCAGCATCTGGTTCATGCTCGCGTCGATGGTGATCGCCGTGCCGACCGGGATGAAGATCTTCAACTGGCTCGCCACGCTGTGGCGCGGCAACCTGAGCTTCGACACGCCGATGCTGTTCTCGCTCGCGTTCCTGTCCGTCTTCACCTTCGGCGGGCTCACGGGCATCTACCTGGCCGCGTTCCCCGTCGACTGGCAGCTCACCGACACCTACTTCGTCGTCGGGCACTTCCACTACGTCCTCTTCGGCGGCGCCGTGTTCGCCATCATGGGCGGGCTCTTCTACTGGTGGCCGAAGCTGTTCGGCCGCCTGCTCGACGAGCGGCTCGGCAAGCTCACGTTCTGGCTCGTCTTCGCCGGCTTCAACCTGACGTTCTTCCCCCAGCACATGGCGGGGCTGCTCGGGATGCCGCGGCGCGTCTTCACCTACCAGGACGGTGGCCTGCTGCAGGCCTACAACCTCGCCTCCACGATCGGCTCGTTCGTGATGGGCGTCGGCATGCTCGTGTTCCTGCTCGCGATCGTGAAGAGCGTCAAGGGCAGGCGCGCCGGCAACGACCCGTGGCTCGGCGACACGCTCGAGTGGTACACGACCTCGCCGCCGCCGGCGCACAACTTCGACTCCGTCCCGTACGTGACGAGCGCTCGCCCCCTGTACGACCTGCGCCGCAAGCTGAAGGAGTCGGGTGCCCTCTGA
- a CDS encoding phosphotransferase, giving the protein MSGIASVSSELLLELVTGERWFASKGREAESAHVAAVAHAGDGVELAFVEVRFPDGRHETYLVAASVEDGVPRDALGDPAHVRWLASLAGVDAACDTVRPMGVEQSNSSLVLDERHVLKLYRRLEAGPNPELELLRALGSSGFANAPRLVGALEHAADPLEAALAVVTEFVPAAGGGWELALDSLAAGDPGWLPARARRLGEVTGTMHSVLAASTDPHLAPEEASVESVSLLAATVDEDVGRLVAEMPALEDIPLGRRMEELRDLVQELARVGPPGMVARVHGDFHLGQVLWSDSGDWVVIDFEGEPGRPLAERRRRTFALRDVAGMLRSFDYAADGARLLHGVEAPAGWEAACRAAFLDGWHATVDRRLLPGSEAGCERLLGLLELQKLLYELRYELGNRPGWVGIPVAALERMLERL; this is encoded by the coding sequence GTGAGCGGCATCGCGTCGGTCTCCTCCGAGCTGCTGCTCGAGCTCGTCACCGGGGAGCGATGGTTCGCGTCGAAGGGTCGAGAGGCCGAGAGCGCGCACGTGGCCGCCGTCGCGCACGCGGGCGACGGCGTCGAGCTCGCGTTCGTGGAGGTGCGGTTCCCCGACGGCCGGCACGAGACGTATCTCGTCGCCGCCTCGGTCGAGGACGGCGTGCCACGCGACGCGCTCGGCGACCCGGCGCACGTGCGCTGGCTGGCCTCGCTCGCCGGGGTCGACGCAGCCTGCGACACGGTGCGGCCGATGGGGGTGGAGCAGTCGAACTCCTCGCTCGTGCTGGACGAGCGCCACGTGCTGAAGCTCTACCGGCGGCTCGAGGCCGGCCCCAATCCGGAGCTCGAGCTGCTGCGCGCGCTCGGCTCGTCCGGCTTCGCCAACGCCCCCCGCCTGGTGGGGGCGCTCGAGCACGCCGCCGATCCGCTCGAGGCGGCCCTCGCCGTCGTCACCGAGTTCGTCCCCGCCGCAGGCGGGGGCTGGGAGCTGGCCCTGGACTCGCTCGCGGCAGGCGATCCGGGCTGGCTGCCGGCGAGGGCGCGCCGGCTCGGCGAGGTGACCGGCACGATGCACTCCGTCCTCGCCGCGTCGACCGACCCGCACCTCGCGCCCGAGGAGGCGAGCGTCGAGTCGGTCTCGCTGCTCGCCGCGACCGTCGACGAGGACGTGGGCCGGCTCGTCGCCGAGATGCCCGCGCTCGAGGACATCCCCCTGGGGCGTCGCATGGAGGAGCTGCGCGACCTCGTGCAGGAGCTCGCTCGCGTCGGGCCGCCGGGGATGGTCGCGCGCGTGCACGGCGACTTCCACCTCGGCCAGGTGCTGTGGAGCGACAGCGGCGACTGGGTCGTGATCGACTTCGAAGGGGAGCCCGGCCGCCCGCTCGCGGAGCGCCGGCGCCGCACGTTCGCGTTGCGCGACGTCGCCGGGATGCTGCGATCGTTCGACTACGCGGCCGACGGGGCGCGGCTGTTGCACGGCGTCGAGGCGCCTGCCGGCTGGGAGGCGGCCTGCCGGGCGGCGTTCCTCGACGGCTGGCACGCGACGGTCGACCGGCGGCTCCTGCCGGGCAGCGAGGCGGGATGCGAGCGGCTGCTCGGCCTGCTCGAGCTGCAGAAGCTGCTCTACGAGCTGCGCTACGAGCTCGGCAACCGCCCCGGTTGGGTCGGCATCCCCGTCGCGGCCCTCGAGCGGATGCTGGAGCGGCTGTGA
- a CDS encoding 4-alpha-glucanotransferase: MWLTRSLGVALHPTSLPGGRLGPEAYAFVDWLAAAGVRWWQVLPLNPPDEFGSPYASTSAFACWPGLLADPGAAVAPSDLRAFERRHAYWIGDWVDYAGGDALAGQVRVEREWSALRAYAAQRGVRIVGDVPIYVARGGCDHTAHPELFLPGDVVAGAPPDPLNGEGQKWGNPLYDWEALAREGYRWWTERMRRVLGLVDVFRIDHFRGFAGYWTVPASAETAREGHWTPGPGAAVFRAAEAELGPLPVIAEDLGLITPDVQALRDELGFPGMVVLLWAFGGPADNPHRLEHHRVNQVVYTSTHDTDTLAGHFPGQEPWPLLELALSSRCALAVVPAQDVLELGSEARMNRPGEVGGNWSWRLEPGRLGPGEAARLRRAGEAAARV, translated from the coding sequence ATGTGGCTCACGCGCTCCCTCGGTGTCGCCCTCCATCCCACCTCGCTGCCGGGCGGCCGCCTCGGGCCAGAGGCCTACGCGTTCGTCGACTGGCTGGCCGCCGCCGGGGTGCGCTGGTGGCAGGTGCTGCCGCTGAACCCGCCCGACGAGTTCGGATCCCCGTACGCGTCGACGTCGGCGTTCGCGTGCTGGCCGGGGCTGCTCGCGGACCCCGGAGCGGCCGTCGCGCCGTCCGATCTGCGCGCGTTCGAGCGGCGCCACGCCTACTGGATCGGCGACTGGGTCGACTACGCCGGCGGCGACGCGCTCGCCGGGCAGGTACGCGTCGAGCGGGAGTGGTCGGCGCTGCGCGCCTACGCCGCGCAGCGCGGCGTGCGCATCGTCGGCGACGTGCCGATCTACGTCGCCCGGGGAGGCTGCGACCACACGGCACACCCCGAGCTCTTCCTTCCCGGCGACGTCGTGGCGGGAGCACCTCCCGATCCGCTCAACGGCGAGGGCCAGAAATGGGGCAATCCGCTCTACGACTGGGAGGCGCTCGCGCGCGAGGGCTACCGCTGGTGGACGGAGCGGATGCGACGCGTGCTCGGCCTCGTCGACGTCTTCCGCATCGACCACTTCCGCGGCTTCGCCGGCTACTGGACGGTGCCCGCGAGCGCGGAGACCGCGCGCGAGGGGCACTGGACGCCCGGGCCGGGCGCCGCCGTGTTCCGCGCGGCCGAAGCGGAGCTCGGCCCGCTCCCCGTGATCGCCGAGGATCTCGGGCTGATCACGCCCGACGTGCAGGCTCTGCGCGACGAGCTCGGCTTCCCCGGCATGGTGGTTCTCCTGTGGGCGTTCGGCGGCCCGGCCGACAACCCGCACCGGCTCGAGCATCATCGCGTCAACCAGGTCGTGTACACGTCTACCCATGACACCGACACGCTGGCCGGCCATTTCCCGGGGCAGGAGCCGTGGCCGCTGCTCGAGCTGGCGCTGTCGTCGCGCTGCGCGCTCGCCGTCGTGCCCGCGCAGGACGTGCTCGAGCTGGGCTCGGAGGCCCGTATGAACCGGCCGGGCGAGGTGGGCGGCAACTGGTCGTGGCGGCTCGAGCCGGGCCGGCTCGGCCCCGGCGAGGCGGCGCGCCTGCGCCGGGCCGGGGAGGCGGCCGCTCGTGTCTGA
- the treS gene encoding maltose alpha-D-glucosyltransferase, with product MPPDASPSSSAAGEHWFEREPLWFKTAVFYEIHTRAFYDSNDDGSGDFRGLTQKLDYLQWLGVDCVWLLPFYASPLRDGGYDIADFYAVHPDYGTIDDLQQFVEGAHRRGIRVIADLVMNHTSDEHPWFQESRSSPDSPKRDWYVWSDTVHRYEDARIIFVDSERSNWTWDEQAGAYYWHRFFHHQPDLNYECAEVQEAMLDVVRFWLDLGLDGLRLDAVPYLFEEEGTICENLPATHAFLKRVRALVDARYPDRVLLAEANQWPEDVVAYFGDGDECHMAFHFPVMPRMFMALRREEAKPIVEILERTPPIPRTAQWGLFLRNHDELTLEMVTGEERDYMVAEYAKDPRMKLNVGIRRRLAPLLDGGRDEIELLHAILFSLPGSPLLYYGDEIGMGDNVYLGDRDGVRTPMQWTADRNGGFSRADFAQLYLPPLMDPLFGYQAVNVEAQLRSPTSLLRWMRRFIELRKEHPVFGLGDYEALQPDNPRVFAHVREHEQDVVLCVHNLARSAQAVELDLSRWRGRVPVEMLGRSPFPRIGEMPYLLTLAPRGFFWFLLSEAEAE from the coding sequence ATGCCGCCCGATGCGTCCCCGTCGTCGAGCGCCGCGGGAGAGCACTGGTTCGAACGGGAGCCGCTGTGGTTCAAGACGGCGGTCTTCTACGAGATCCACACGCGCGCGTTCTACGACTCCAACGACGACGGCTCGGGCGACTTCCGCGGGCTCACGCAGAAGCTCGACTACCTGCAGTGGCTCGGCGTCGACTGCGTGTGGCTTCTGCCCTTCTACGCGTCGCCGCTGCGCGACGGCGGCTACGACATCGCCGACTTCTACGCCGTGCACCCCGACTACGGGACGATCGACGATCTGCAGCAGTTCGTCGAGGGTGCCCACCGGCGCGGCATCCGGGTGATCGCCGACCTCGTCATGAACCACACCTCGGACGAGCATCCGTGGTTCCAGGAGTCGCGGTCGTCCCCGGACTCGCCGAAGCGCGACTGGTACGTGTGGTCGGACACGGTGCACCGGTACGAGGACGCGCGCATCATCTTCGTCGACTCCGAGCGCTCGAACTGGACGTGGGACGAGCAGGCCGGCGCGTACTACTGGCACCGCTTCTTCCACCACCAGCCGGACCTCAACTACGAGTGCGCCGAGGTGCAGGAGGCGATGCTCGACGTGGTGCGCTTCTGGCTCGACCTCGGGCTCGACGGGCTGCGACTCGACGCCGTCCCCTACCTCTTCGAGGAAGAGGGGACGATCTGCGAGAACCTGCCCGCGACGCACGCGTTCCTCAAGCGCGTGCGTGCCCTGGTGGACGCCCGCTACCCCGATCGCGTGCTGCTCGCCGAGGCAAACCAGTGGCCGGAAGATGTCGTCGCGTACTTCGGCGACGGAGACGAATGCCATATGGCGTTCCACTTCCCCGTCATGCCGCGCATGTTCATGGCCCTGCGGCGCGAGGAGGCGAAGCCGATCGTCGAGATCCTCGAGCGCACGCCCCCGATCCCGCGCACCGCGCAGTGGGGGCTGTTCCTGCGCAACCACGACGAGCTCACGCTCGAGATGGTGACCGGGGAGGAGCGCGACTACATGGTCGCCGAGTACGCGAAGGATCCGCGCATGAAGCTCAACGTCGGCATCCGCCGCCGGCTCGCGCCGCTGCTCGACGGCGGCAGGGACGAGATCGAGCTCCTGCACGCGATCCTCTTCTCGCTGCCCGGCTCGCCCCTCCTCTACTACGGCGACGAGATCGGCATGGGCGACAACGTGTACCTCGGCGACCGCGACGGCGTGCGCACGCCGATGCAGTGGACGGCGGATCGCAACGGCGGTTTCTCGCGGGCCGACTTCGCGCAGCTCTACCTGCCGCCGCTGATGGATCCGCTGTTCGGGTACCAGGCGGTCAACGTCGAGGCGCAGCTTCGCTCGCCCACGTCGCTGCTGCGCTGGATGCGCCGCTTCATCGAGCTGCGCAAGGAGCACCCCGTGTTCGGGCTCGGCGACTACGAGGCCCTGCAGCCGGACAACCCGCGCGTGTTCGCGCACGTGCGCGAACACGAGCAGGACGTCGTGCTCTGCGTCCACAACCTCGCCCGCTCGGCGCAGGCGGTCGAGCTCGACCTCTCGCGCTGGCGCGGCCGCGTGCCGGTCGAGATGCTCGGGCGCAGCCCGTTCCCGCGCATCGGCGAGATGCCCTACCTGCTCACGCTCGCGCCGCGCGGGTTCTTCTGGTTCCTCCTCAGCGAGGCAGAAGCCGAGTGA
- a CDS encoding heme o synthase: MPSEPSAAPGPLLRLTIAGGAAATAVVVTSAALEFGRGHWEAALVALPLLVAAAVGAKVAYPRLLASTSTAVGLMLAAIATGGIVGWAGDARWAVGLHVAAAASSLAASLVALVVSFRGERLPVGPLRDYLTLTKPRIMTLLLLTGAAGMFVGAGGLPDGWDFLAMTTGLALACGGASALNHVMDADIDRLMGERTAARPVASGRMPAPRALEFGLTLTALSFVLLASTVNVLTALLALAGGLFYVVVYTGYLKRSTDLNIVIGGAAGAVPPLVGFAAATGSLTLPALWLFLIVFLWTPPHFWALALMIKEHYQAAGVPMLPGTRGDRETTRQILLYSVLLVAFTVAVGWWLGPLYTGAAALLGAYFLLLAWRLRLDASRRRAVVLFHYSLGYLALLFVAAAIDPLLV, encoded by the coding sequence GTGCCCTCTGAGCCGTCGGCTGCGCCCGGCCCGCTGCTGCGCCTGACGATCGCCGGCGGCGCGGCAGCCACGGCCGTCGTCGTCACGAGCGCCGCGCTCGAGTTCGGCCGCGGGCACTGGGAGGCCGCGCTCGTCGCGCTGCCGCTTCTCGTCGCCGCCGCCGTGGGCGCGAAGGTCGCCTATCCGCGCCTGCTCGCCTCCACATCGACAGCCGTCGGGCTCATGCTCGCGGCGATCGCCACCGGCGGCATCGTCGGCTGGGCGGGAGATGCCCGCTGGGCGGTCGGCCTGCACGTCGCCGCCGCCGCATCGTCGCTCGCCGCGTCGCTCGTCGCGCTCGTCGTCTCGTTCCGCGGCGAGCGGCTCCCGGTCGGGCCCCTGCGCGACTACCTGACGCTGACGAAGCCGCGGATCATGACACTGCTCCTGCTCACCGGCGCCGCGGGCATGTTCGTCGGCGCCGGCGGGCTTCCCGACGGCTGGGACTTCCTCGCGATGACGACAGGGCTCGCGCTCGCCTGCGGCGGTGCGAGCGCGCTCAACCACGTGATGGACGCCGACATCGACAGGCTCATGGGCGAGCGCACCGCTGCGCGCCCGGTCGCGTCCGGCCGCATGCCCGCCCCGCGTGCGCTCGAGTTCGGCCTCACGCTGACGGCGCTGTCGTTCGTGCTGCTCGCCTCGACGGTGAACGTGCTCACGGCCCTGCTCGCGCTCGCGGGAGGGCTGTTCTACGTCGTCGTCTACACCGGCTACCTGAAGCGCTCGACCGACCTGAACATCGTCATCGGAGGCGCGGCGGGAGCGGTGCCGCCGCTCGTCGGCTTCGCCGCCGCGACCGGCAGCCTGACGCTGCCCGCGCTGTGGCTGTTCCTGATCGTGTTCCTGTGGACGCCGCCCCACTTCTGGGCGCTCGCGCTTATGATCAAGGAGCATTACCAGGCGGCCGGCGTCCCGATGCTCCCGGGCACCCGCGGCGACCGCGAGACGACGCGGCAGATCCTGCTCTACTCGGTGCTGCTGGTGGCCTTCACGGTGGCCGTCGGCTGGTGGCTGGGCCCGCTGTACACGGGGGCGGCGGCACTGCTCGGCGCATATTTCCTCCTCCTCGCCTGGCGGCTGCGACTCGACGCCTCGCGGCGACGCGCGGTCGTGCTGTTCCACTACTCTCTCGGCTACCTCGCCCTGCTGTTCGTCGCGGCGGCGATCGACCCGTTGCTTGTCTGA